In the Brevinematales bacterium genome, one interval contains:
- a CDS encoding tetratricopeptide repeat protein codes for MSENMKSKFSVFLMFSSVFWLYSCYNIFSPLFVDPSEEDISKISDVNFLNDMGDYYSELGNYATAKKYYERALQINAKSARALVGTASCEIFLLFSRSNVIGFYEEVSHVFSSISNYDRFIDYYITNTKYYSSSRIVSRNLYAVISGNSDNLLLKSDDNLHLTFSVFNKLYSFFVALDSNSDNVVSGNDRVYTFIKHMTNSSDPNFVLPNDFVFHGDEVNNAMLTFFDEGKKSIDSLVFITNKFKSAPDSIEMKILDVFISIDVQVSNIYTNFLRYYDFYNSMYNRIVFLITNNGIPLEYATNLHRLTNAMRVISNYSTFDGRDITNILNTDISNAWNILINYLDIKILTNG; via the coding sequence ATGAGTGAGAATATGAAAAGTAAGTTTTCAGTCTTTCTAATGTTTTCTTCTGTTTTTTGGCTTTATAGTTGTTATAATATTTTTTCTCCTCTTTTTGTTGATCCATCAGAAGAGGATATTTCTAAAATCAGTGATGTTAACTTTCTAAACGATATGGGAGATTATTATTCGGAGTTAGGAAATTATGCAACTGCCAAAAAGTATTATGAAAGAGCACTTCAGATAAATGCTAAAAGTGCTAGAGCTCTTGTTGGGACTGCTAGTTGTGAAATTTTTCTTCTTTTCTCCAGATCCAATGTAATTGGATTTTACGAAGAAGTTTCTCATGTTTTTTCATCGATTTCAAATTATGATCGTTTTATTGATTATTACATAACTAATACTAAGTATTACTCGTCTTCTAGAATTGTAAGTAGAAATTTGTATGCTGTTATATCGGGTAATTCTGATAATTTGCTTCTTAAAAGTGATGATAACTTGCATTTAACGTTTAGTGTATTTAATAAATTATATTCTTTTTTCGTTGCTCTTGATTCTAATTCTGACAATGTTGTTTCTGGTAATGATAGGGTCTATACGTTTATTAAGCATATGACTAATTCTTCAGATCCTAATTTTGTATTACCTAACGATTTTGTTTTTCATGGAGATGAAGTAAATAATGCTATGCTTACGTTTTTTGATGAAGGGAAAAAGAGTATCGATTCGTTAGTTTTTATAACTAACAAGTTCAAGTCAGCTCCAGACTCTATTGAGATGAAAATTTTGGATGTTTTTATTTCAATTGATGTACAGGTTAGCAATATTTACACCAATTTTCTGAGATATTATGATTTTTACAATTCAATGTATAATAGGATAGTATTTTTGATTACGAATAATGGAATACCACTAGAATATGCTACTAATCTCCATAGGTTGACTAATGCTATGCGTGTAATATCGAATTACTCAACTTTTGACGGAAGGGATATAACTAATATACTTAATACTGATATTAGTAATGCTTGGAATATTCTTATAAATTATCTAGATATTAAAATTCTAACAAACGGATAA
- a CDS encoding OmpH family outer membrane protein has product MLPRILSVLVFSLLIIPTTYGYTKVEKIGVVDLIEVFDKFVEDKDIAKEFNEYKRASKEKLESMSRDLNSLRLKIIEISNKIVSMGTNVDYQTAQDYRKITGEYDKKLDEYLSEARKTEENLNKYRDSLRQYVYRDIINYIRTYGDRNGFTIIFDTRGNVIYYSKGNDITSDLNKWIKVQEDAKKKY; this is encoded by the coding sequence ATGCTGCCCAGAATTTTATCCGTCCTAGTATTTTCATTACTTATAATACCAACAACATATGGATACACCAAAGTTGAAAAAATAGGTGTTGTTGACTTAATAGAGGTATTTGACAAATTTGTTGAGGACAAAGATATAGCAAAAGAGTTCAACGAATACAAAAGAGCATCCAAAGAAAAACTTGAAAGTATGAGTAGAGATCTTAACAGTTTAAGGTTAAAAATAATAGAGATATCAAACAAAATAGTATCAATGGGAACAAATGTCGATTATCAAACAGCACAAGATTATAGGAAAATAACTGGTGAATACGACAAAAAGCTAGATGAATACCTAAGTGAAGCTAGAAAAACAGAAGAAAATCTAAACAAATATAGAGACTCTCTTAGGCAGTATGTATATAGAGATATCATAAATTATATAAGAACTTATGGGGACAGAAATGGTTTTACAATAATATTTGATACAAGGGGTAATGTAATATACTACTCCAAAGGAAATGATATAACCTCTGATTTAAACAAGTGGATAAAAGTGCAAGAAGACGCAAAAAAGAAATACTGA
- the lpxD gene encoding UDP-3-O-(3-hydroxymyristoyl)glucosamine N-acyltransferase, which translates to MKYNIQSIANFVNGVVEGDHNEEIEGICEYKEGKKGYITFVVDKIKYSEALKTEVSAIITPHDFEYQGKTLIKVEDPRFAIAKIAELYYPYTSIGFEGISEKSHIGNNVKLGKNTTIMPFTTIQDNVEIGSNTVIYSGVFIGYDVKIGSNVIIKPNVVIYPGTIIGNNVIIHAGAVIGADGFGYVLHKGIYNKIPHLGRVIIEDNVEIGANTCIDRAFIGETVIGKGTKIDNLVQIAHNVKIASNCIIVSQAGIAGSTELGNNVIVAGQAGITDHAKIGDNVVIMARAGVDDKEVPPNKILLGTPAREALEQKRIFAAEHKLPEILRRVKQLEEEVEKLKNK; encoded by the coding sequence ATGAAGTACAATATTCAAAGCATTGCTAATTTTGTCAACGGTGTTGTTGAAGGAGATCACAATGAAGAAATAGAAGGTATATGCGAATACAAAGAGGGTAAAAAAGGATATATAACATTCGTCGTCGATAAAATAAAGTATTCCGAAGCTCTTAAAACAGAAGTATCAGCTATAATAACTCCCCATGACTTTGAATACCAAGGTAAAACTCTTATAAAAGTTGAAGATCCTAGATTCGCAATAGCCAAAATAGCGGAACTTTACTATCCCTACACTAGTATAGGTTTTGAAGGAATATCAGAAAAGTCTCACATAGGAAATAATGTAAAACTTGGGAAAAATACAACCATTATGCCGTTTACTACAATTCAAGACAATGTAGAAATAGGTAGCAACACTGTAATATACTCTGGAGTCTTCATAGGATATGATGTTAAGATTGGTAGCAATGTCATAATAAAACCAAATGTAGTCATATACCCTGGAACAATAATTGGTAATAATGTTATAATACATGCTGGAGCAGTTATAGGTGCAGATGGCTTTGGATATGTACTACACAAAGGAATATATAACAAAATTCCCCATCTTGGTAGAGTCATAATAGAAGACAATGTCGAAATAGGAGCAAATACATGTATCGATAGAGCATTTATAGGAGAAACAGTAATAGGTAAAGGCACTAAAATAGATAACTTGGTTCAAATAGCACACAATGTTAAAATAGCTAGCAACTGTATAATAGTATCACAAGCCGGAATAGCAGGAAGTACTGAATTAGGTAACAATGTAATAGTAGCAGGACAGGCAGGTATCACAGATCATGCAAAAATAGGAGACAATGTAGTTATAATGGCTAGAGCAGGTGTTGATGATAAAGAAGTACCACCAAATAAGATATTACTAGGTACACCTGCTAGAGAAGCACTAGAACAAAAACGCATCTTTGCAGCAGAACATAAATTACCTGAAATATTAAGAAGAGTTAAGCAACTAGAAGAAGAAGTAGAAAAGCTAAAAAATAAATAA
- the rnc gene encoding ribonuclease III, with amino-acid sequence MFFKPRNHEKIPKDRLNDLISLENKLGIKFRDISILNKSLIHSSYLKNNSLPLSMSNERLEFIGDAVISMVISEYLYHNYQNLSEGDLSMIKSDVVSRKTMYNIGIDLNIDKYILTYPPLENFDERGIKTIISNTVEALIGAIFVSNGIEDAKKITLKLFTPIIKNRIKNGTSDYKSLLQNYSLKEFSSYPVYTTVSEVGPEHKKEFIVKVFIRNKCFGEGRGFSKKEAEQNAAQNALQNLSKKSENVNQ; translated from the coding sequence ATGTTCTTCAAACCTAGAAACCACGAAAAAATCCCTAAAGATAGACTAAATGACTTGATATCTCTGGAAAATAAGTTGGGCATAAAATTCAGAGATATATCAATACTAAATAAAAGCTTAATTCACTCATCTTATCTCAAGAATAACTCTCTTCCCCTAAGTATGTCAAACGAGAGACTTGAGTTTATAGGAGATGCAGTAATATCAATGGTTATAAGTGAATACTTGTACCATAACTATCAAAATTTATCAGAAGGTGATTTATCAATGATAAAATCAGATGTGGTCAGCAGAAAAACTATGTATAACATAGGCATCGATCTCAATATTGACAAGTATATATTAACATATCCACCCCTTGAAAATTTCGATGAAAGAGGAATAAAAACAATAATATCAAATACAGTAGAAGCACTTATAGGAGCAATATTCGTATCAAACGGTATAGAAGATGCAAAAAAAATAACGCTAAAATTATTTACACCAATCATAAAAAACAGGATAAAAAACGGAACTAGCGATTACAAAAGCCTTCTCCAAAATTATTCTCTCAAAGAATTCTCTTCATATCCTGTATATACAACAGTAAGCGAAGTAGGACCTGAACATAAGAAAGAGTTTATAGTGAAAGTTTTTATAAGAAACAAATGCTTCGGGGAAGGAAGAGGATTCTCAAAAAAAGAAGCCGAACAAAATGCTGCACAAAATGCATTACAGAACTTGAGTAAGAAATCTGAGAATGTTAATCAGTAA